Genomic window (Ananas comosus cultivar F153 linkage group 1, ASM154086v1, whole genome shotgun sequence):
CCTTGAAAACCTTACTTATTTGCACACATGCGCTAGCCGGAGTATCTATAAAAAGTTAGCGTTTGCCTCTATACCCCCGGCAAGTGCTTAGACACAAATAAATACAGTTTTCGAGGGCATGCATGCGAATACCAATTTTGCAGGGGTACTCACCCAATTTCACATATTTGCAGGGAAACCCATTTTATGTTTTCTTGTACTAAATCAGGCTGCATTTTCAGGGAAGGAGATGCCCTGTTGCCTCAGTTGTCTGCTAATTACTTGCGAATTAAGTGAGTGTTCTTTATCCTTCTAGAAACCTAAGGATATTGAATAATCATAACTTTTGTAGAGCCAATTTTCTTTGAAGGAAATTTATGCGTTTATTTCTACTTGGTGGTTTATGGTTCAATGTCACCCTCATCAGTGGTCTTGTGGTCTTAGTCTATTTTGCAGTACCTGAGGGCCATTTTGTGAAAAAGTAGTCCTTTATATCCAAATTCCATTTTATGGACCTAATTGCCTTTGGCTGAAATCTCTGGTGGTTATTTTAGTCAAAGGCCTGACAAGGATGTTTCAGTCCATAAAGAAAGCTTTTGTCCCAAATTTGTGAAAAATGGAAAAACTGGGGTCAGGATAAAATCATACAGCTATTGACCATCTTTCCAAAATTCTACGGACTGATTAGTAGTAGATTTAGAACCTGGAAATGGCTGCCTGCTTTGTGCAGTATTTGCCTTATTAACCAATCTTTTATGGCTCCACACAACACTCCTAATGGAGGAAGCTGTTATTTGCAATTCTCTGCTACTCTTTCGgtcttttattattgaaaataataattatcttcATACTGAGATTATCTGCAAGAGAAATTTTGCTGATGCTTAGTTCTCCTGTAAGCAAAAAAGCAacataattacaaattagtctcATTTGACGCAGTTTATATATCGTAACCTTTTCTTCTCCCTTGTCTTAGAGATGGTAATCTCCCCATTTCTTCCATCCAAAAGTATCTTGCGACAAAGCTTGAACTTGCGAGCGAGAAAGAGGTACATTCTCAATAACCATCTGAGAATCCATGTATTGCTTATTTTGATTGTTTTAATCGGGCGATGATTGGCTCTAATTGGCATTTGATTAAAATCAGTTACTTTGCTGATGAATATAGCTTGCTTTGttggttgaaactttacaaaGACCCCTTTATTATATGCCATTTGGAAATGGACTCTCGagtgttattttttattgaCAGACAGTTAGCTTttgtttgaatttaatttgagttattcCAACAATTCAATAAGGGATTCTGTTAATTGTTAATCGAATCTATAACCTAAAAAGGAAAACTGTTAAATCTAATGGAATCCTTAGTTAATGGAGAAATAGCATAGCaaaatgatctttttttttcttttaaatatggCTCGGGCATCTGACGCTTTTAATGATTCGTATATATAGGTGGAGATTGTGTGTCGTGGCAAGCCGATGAGCCCAACGATGAACCTTCATAGCTTAGTTGATGTGTGGCTGAGATCTGAATCAGCGCAAAAGACCTGCACATCGGTCGGTTCTTCAGCAATGGATTTTGTTATGGTGCTCAACTATCGTCGCAAAATTTCCTCCTCTTGAATCTTTTACTTGTCTTCGACATCTCGCAGCTTGTCAGATTATGCTAATTATGAATCCGCATTCATTTGTACTAGTGGATGTGGAAGAGTTGGTAGATGAgccccctcccctcctcccccccacgccacttcttttttttttttttttttttttttttttttttcctgcaaccATGTAGCAGTTAGAGAACGTGCATTACTATGTGCTATAGTttgttttttctgtttttacattttattatttactttggCTATAATTTGTCGACATTCTCATCTATATGAAATACTTTGTCTGATTACTTATTTCTTCGTAACATATCTAGCGCAGTTATTTCGTCAGCATGCAGCCAAGATGTCGCATTAGCTATATCATAATATTTAGATTTGAATTCCAATTCACgcttaaattaaaaactttaatttaaaatcttatttttgagcatgtaatacaaaatttaattttaattcaaaaacttaaattatagATTTGAATTAGAAGGAGAGGATGTGTATGCCCAAACAGCAGAGAGAGATGATGTACGAGGAGaatagaagaggagagagaagaaaagagacaAAGCAAAGGTGATGAAAAACATCTTAATTAGTTGGAATTGCTAGTATACGAGATGAACTTCGGTGAGTGAGTCGCGCGACACGGCCTCTGGCCGGGCTGCAGCACAAAGCACCCGTAGCAGTCCGGCCCTGCCCGGTCCCAATATCTTTTGGCCATGCTGGGCCTCCTCTTGGCCTGACACGGCCTCGCTGCAAACGGGCCTAAGCACATGCACGGTCCGCTTTGGCCGAGTCAGGACACGGCCTGGACTCCAGCCTCAGAAACTTGCCTTGGGCAGAGAGACCTTGTCCCCACGAGCTTTCTCCCAACGTCCTCTCTAATTCTATactttcttataaaaaataaaaattatatatatatatatatatatatatatatatatatatatatatatatatatttaaaatttttaagtatttattaattttataaatttcaatCCACATTTAGTAGGTACCTCTCGCAAGACAGATTCTTCAGCCGGAAAACCAGGGTACGAATCAATGTCgcatttacaataaaaatagcAGATTCATGAAATCAATCACAATGCTGATAAAACCTTCGGCAAGCATCAAGTACATGTAAGGACCAAACTGTTAACCCAACATAAGGAAAAAGCAATAGCAATTCGGATAAAACAGGACAAATCCGATCCACAAATCAAAATGCAAGAGTCCAACAAAACAATATACAAAGGATGAACAAACAATTTGGCGACATACAGGAAACAATTATACATCTTCCGCATAATCACATTATTAAGTAAATGATCATAATTCATATATAAGATTATTAAAACCATAAATCGAATCACATTGCAGTTAAGAAATTTGgcaacaccaacaccaacaccaacaccaacaccaacaccaacgAAGTTTATAAAGGTCAAGCTTGTAACTCAACAAGATGTTTATTCAATCAACAACAACCCAACAGCAACTCGGGTAAAATCAGAAGATCCCAATACATAAACAACCATAAATACAACAATCTAATTAAAAGGCTAAAATAACATACATAAAACAGGAAGCGAAGAAGAATTTGCCAGAACAcaggaggaaaaaaataaataaaaatacaacaACAACACATTAACAGCGAGACAAGAAACCAACCCATACAATCCGATCAAAATGCAACCAAAGCATCAGCTTACACTATAATATAAGCAGCAATTccacaaaaaaatttcaaacctGGACCTCCAACAAGAATCCTTCAAGTGATCTTCTATTATTCACAATTTTAGCCTGCAAGCCCTGAATAAGACAACCCTAAATTTCAATCTGAAATTTGGGGATAAAAGGATTGGGGATCACACTATCCGAGCGTAGGCCGGAAGCACCGGCGCGACCATGCCGGGGATGAATCCACCACCAGCGGCCTCCTGCTCGTCGAGAAAGAGATCATCCGTGGACCTAAACGCCGCGTGGACCCCGACGATGGCCACTCCGACGAGGATGGACCCGATCACGTTCCAGCCGACGTCGGTGAAGAGGAGGGCGACGACGGTGACCCCGGAGAGGGCGGCGAGGACGGTGCCATCGTCGAAGGTGCGGCCGAGGAGGACGAGGGGCCCGGTGCGGTAGAAGTAGAGGAAGAGCCACGCGGCGAGGAGGGCGACCAAGGAGATCATGGAGAAGGGGTGCCAGAggaggccgaggaggaggacgacgaggatgGCGATCGCGTAGTTGGCGCGGAAGTAGGCGGCGTTGCGGCGGATCCGGGCGGTGGCCTCGCCGACGTTCGAGGGGCGGGAGAAGGCGGCGGCGTGGAGCGCCTCCTGCCACGGCCGCCGCGCCGCGATTAGAGCTTGGCCCTGCTCCTTGATGCGGGCGACGAGGTCGGCGACGCGGGTGGCCGGGGACGGCAGAGGCGCCGCCCCAGGGGGAAGGTGCGCCTGCGGAggaccggcggcggcggcggcggcggcggggatcTTTACGTAgccggagggggagggggaggaagaGGCGGGGGCCCAGGACGTTGGGTTGGGAATGGGAATGGAGCCGTAGGCAGGGGCAGAAGCGCGCGGCGACGGCGGAGCAGCGGCGGCGCGGACGGTGCCGTAGACGGCGGTGGAGGCGGGGGGGGCGTTCCGCATGgcgtaaccctaaccctagaattCGAGGGTGGAGgggacgaagagagagagagagggagagagagagagagagatctcagAAGGATTCTTCTCTtcgactcctctctctctctctctctctctggaaagGAACGATGAAAAGGGAACGCAGGGATGGAATTAAATAGGGGCGTAATTATAAAGACACGGAGAGGAGAGAGCGACCAAGGAAACAGACACCCTTTTTTCGAATTCCAGTTACTTTGCCTGCACCTCGCGAATCTGCACAACTCGTGCACCATCTGGCAGACCCCGTGACATGGCAAATTTAATGCATGAATAAATTTGCTCTctaaagtccaaaataagttgACGTTGGAAGTGcgatttgctctgataccaattatagAAGCGTGATTTGCTCTAATATCAATTGTAGAAGTTAGTATTTGTGCTGATATCAATTATATAACTCAAAATCTAAAAccgaacaaaataatatgaagaatagatattagaagaagaagaagataactaaattaatactttattaataaaaagtaaaattacatTTTAAGCCAACCCATGCAGCCATGTCTACTATGgcttatttttctaattaatctATGACTAACTAtataacagatgataaatctaattttatcaaatcataacagatgataaatctaattttattttcgataattACATATCCTaaccataatcaaataaaagatttaaacttatctgtaactatattttaattaaatttggattattattttcaaCAGTTGATACCAAACCCTTTTTTTACGGATATATAATAGTAATTTCCTACATCCAGCTAAATTTATcagatagcatgctatatatttctctctctaaaaaaaagaaagaaaaataattttccacaTAGTTGAGTTTTAGATCTGTGCGTAGTTAATAGATTTTCAGAACGAACTTAGATGCTGGAGAATCTCACATGTACTAGCCAACTTACATTATTTGTTGAAGACACTGACCATTAAATGCTGAATTTAGTGTGTTGGGTGTATGAGATGAACGGATGGACCAGGTCCAAGTGCAGGGGAATGACGAGAGGGGCATAATAtaatatcatcatcatcatcatcatcataattaAGAGTTAAGAATTAGGAATGACGGGGAAGGGAAACGCCGCGTTTCCACCTTCTATTTTTCCTTACCGACCAAGCTATTCGAGCCGCACTGGGTTGGGACCGAGACTTACAAAGAATGACTCGTCTTCAGTTTTTGTTCTGAAATTCAGAAACCGTGTGAAGAAGAATTCTTACAGATTTGCTACATGCAAAAGCAAATTAATAAGCtgttttctaaataaaaaaaaaaaaaaatccaacaaacATCATTGCAGCAGTAAAAACTAAAGATTATGACCCTGCAGAGTCGATTCAATTAAATCCAACTAGATGCAAATTCACGATGCATAAAATTATTAGCTGCAGCAGCTTAAAAAGCGAGCCGACTAAGTGCTTAGGTGATGATAAGAAACAaacgggtaaaaaaaaaaaaggacatttGTTTTCTAGCAAACGAATCCGAGACTTTCCCCCTTGTCGCAACAGTTGCGTGACCAACTCTGCTCTATTAAATACTCAAAACATCCTACTACAAGTAATTTGTATCCTGAAGGTTGAATaatttaaagagaaagaaaaagaccCTTGAAGATCACTAAATTTTACAGTAATTCCTCAAAAACCATTTGAGGAAAACAAAGATGTAACTCGAAAGGGAGCAAGATGACCAATGATACTTGTCGATATGTTGAATTCAAAGAGAGCATATTTTGTTGGAGTCTCCATACCAAATCCCAAACGAGAACGGCATTTCTTATTGTTTTGGTTGATCTGTGCCATGAAATCTTCTTCCGGCGTCAACAGCTTCCCTGTTAAAATAGAAAGGCGAGAGTGAAACAATGACAAAGGATAATGTCGTGAAATATGATCCAAATTGTGTGTGTAATGTACCATATTAACCTCTTTTTATTACTAATTAGCTATTTTCCACATAAATTTCTGAATGGAATTTCCCATCCTTTACTTAGTAGCAGATGAGATAACTGATACAAAATTGAGTAGAAGAGCTAATCTTAATAAAAATTGCATAGATTTACTTTTGGGCAAAATTCTCCTAAATATAATTGCAAACCCTTGAATGTGTAGAAAAGACAAAGCAAAAGAATGTTCTCTTCTGGATGCTCTCGTTTTCAAAGCCAGAATAGCTAATGGTAGGGAATTGAGAGAACGGACAAAAAGCCATGAGGAAGGAAAGGAACTGCAATGCTTATTACCTGAAAGCAGCTACAAGCTCCTTGTTCTCAGGGTCAAGCTTTACGCCCTCGTAGAAGGCATTAGCCGCTTCATCAAACCTCTGGCAAAAGAgaaagagtattttttttttttttttttaaagctagAAGAGTTTCCACAATAGTTTCCAACCAACATATCAATGAAAGGGTTATGAGTGAGCAAACCTGTAACAGGCGCAGAGCTGCGCCTTCTCTATAGCAAGCTTTAGGCCAATCTGGCCTCAGCTCTCTACAAGCTTTGGCGTCAGCTAAGGCTTGCTCGCCTTGCCCTAGACGTATCCAGCAAAGGCTTCTATTTGACAAAAACGTGGCCTCACTTGGGTCCAGCTCAATAGCCTGTAAAAGAAAGGAATAAATGTAAGACCAAATTGGCGCCAAAGCAACCAGGAACATACATTTCACATGATAAGAATCGTCCATAGTTGTAATAAACTACATAGTGTTGCCTCAGCCAATGAAAGGATGAGAAATATCATTCTCAATTAACAATATCCGTGCATGTAACATCTATGATTGCTCGAAGCAGGATCGAGAAGATACCTGTGTATAAGCATCTATGGCCATTTGATAGTCTTTACTTTTGAAGGCATCATCACCCCTTGACTTGGCTTCCAAAGCTCTACTTTTTGCCTCAGGTGACACCTGCATGATTAAATGAATGAATTTCCATTGCAACTGTTTAAAGACAACCATGTTGTATCCCGTATATGGTTCTAGGATTCTAGCGCTGAAGTTAGAAGTCCGACTACACGGAAATGATGAAATCAAGTGTTCATAGTATGTAAGAAAAATACTGCTGATTGAAAATGCAAACAGAAGTATCACCTCAACACTTTTTAGCTTCTGCAGATTAGTACCTTCGGACAAACATCTTTCCTTCATGTTACCCTACAGTACAAAACCACGAATTGTTAGCAGAGAACATAAAATTTCCGAGAAGCTCACTTGAAGCATGTGAttcaatgagagagagagagNNNNNggggggggggggggggaggaggaagaaagAATTCACCTGCTCCTTGCTGGTCTGGGACATCATGTATTCAATTACTCCATCAACACTCCAGTTTGATATACTTGGAACAGGAGATGTTAAGGGAAGAAGAACTTCAACTGCATCACGATTACCTCTCAATGCAGCAACCTGTATAGGCTTCAATCCATCCTGGGACAAACCCAAAAAGAAATCACACTATGATAAATTCCCATAAGGAGATATCGTTTCTTTAGacatgaagaagaagatatctcaaaggaaacaaaaaaatcttaagaattagattatagagcCCCTCGTATGAATAAGATTTCAAGGACAGAAACAAAGCTTATAAAGAAGTGCAATCCCAAACAATACTTGTCTATTTAATTGCCCTTGGTCTATCATACCATTTACAACAGCAatattttgcttggattttttttttcttccttcgtATCTCCAGAAGCACTAATCTTTTCATCTTCTCTTGTAAGCACTCTTGTTGGTAAtactttactaaaaaaatagagaagatATCAGCTAGAAAGTTATTTTGCATTTCATCctcattttcttatttatatgATTATCTTTTTACACGGCCAGCCCATATACTTCTATATCTTTTACAATAGGATGTTCACAATTCTGACATTGGAACTATATCAACTGAATCAACTTAATCATCAAGCTTGAAATGTAAACATGATTATTGTGCCTATTCATGCTCACCTACAATACTTCATTTGCTCACACAGGAGCTTCAGTTGCTCACACAGGACATGCAAGTATAGGACAGCTTATCTCATCTTCATAATAGTTAACTGACACTGAATGCTGTGACCTAAAAGCATTAACGAAGAAAACAAACATACCTCATCACAACTGTTAGGATCTCCTCCAGCTTTCAATAagcattttataatttttatgcttCCGTTATCAGCAGCTACATGCAGTGGAGTCGCTCCACCAGCAGTTATATTCGGATTGGCACCTGCCTATGCAAAAGAGATTTAAGAAGTTAGTGAAGACAaccaaacaaaagagagagagagagagagagagagagagagctatttaGGATCTGAAGCATGGATAATGCAAATGGTTCTTGCTAATCCAATGtgaaagtttaaaattcaacAGTCCACCAGGTGTGgcagaagaagagaaaagccAAATGGCCTATTACCATCTTGACTTTTTATACAAAGCCAAAACCATACTAAAATCACTGTATAAACATTCTCTTATATAACTTCCAGTCATCTACTAATAAAAGCACAAATTGTACATGCAATTCCATTCCCCATGTACAAAAGCGTCCAGCAAGGTTTATAGGGCCACAACCACCAGACTATTCCTAATGAAGAGTATTAATATGCAACTGGTAATTATTGGGTGGGAACAGAAGCAGCGGAGAAAATTGGATTGAGGCGGCAACTATGATGTTACTTTGTCAATAGTACAAAACAGGTAACATACAAACATGCGAAATCAAAAATGAGAAAGCAGGTGGGATAAGcaataatgttatttttttcaGAATACTTATATGAATCATCTGTTGTTCTGTACCTGGATTAAAAGTTCCAAGCATTGAAGTGATCCGGCTGCCACAGCTGACAACAATGGAGTAATGCCGTCATCAGTTTCAGCATTTGGCTGCAACATAATAGGCATCATCAGCTCATGGATAAATTGATTAGAAATGTGGAAAGCAACCATAAATCCATTCACAATTTGAGTTTATTGGCCAATAACGGAACAATGAAAACAGCATGAAGCTGGCTTACGTTCGCATGGTGATCTAGCAAAAGTTTCACAGCATCTTGCTGTCCATGACCGGCAGCCCATATCAGGGGAGTACCAGCATCACTTTGTGATTCCACATCAGCTCCCTTGGATAATAAAAGGTTCATCAGATCTATGTTTCCTGCGTCAAACCAGTAACTTCATTGATCACTAAATTAGAATTTGTACAGCGAAGAAGTGAGAGAACAAGACttgcaaatattttaaaagtcgAGCAAAGGAACGGGAATATAATTTGTTATTCTGGGGCAATTACAGAACATATCACAACGTGGTAAGTTCTCCATATGGACATGCGAAGGACTACATTTCTGGAAGTGTaacaaatataaagaaaaactgAGGTTTTAAGAAGAGAAAATAAGCAGACCTATTCCGGCAGCATGGTGTAGAGGTGTGGCACCCATAGAACTTGTAGCAGAAGGATCAGCTCCTTGCTCAAGAAGATATTTTGCAGTGTCGAAATGCCCTTGTCGAACAGCATGAATGAGAGGAGTCTCCCCTGAAAAGCAGTAACAAGCATTACTTCACCCATAATAGTCGTCattataaaatacaatttaGATGCAGCAGTAAATGCAAACATATTGCAGCTGGTCTTGCTAGCAGAATAGTCGAGATGAACAAAACAAACATCAATAGTTGCAGCATGGAACTTGCAAGTAATTTGTTCTTAAAGTTTGACTTCTGTTTCAATTCCATCCTCCAAGATTCTACATTGATACACAAAAGCCTCATGATGGTGCCTACATTCCCCTCAAAGGCTCAATTTTTCCACACAACTAGTGAAATACCATTCAAACTATGAGCACGAAATCAAATCCAGATCAAACTTAAGTGACGAAATTTACAAAtaatcctaaaaaaataaagcttTATATTTGCTGC
Coding sequences:
- the LOC109722356 gene encoding ankyrin-2, whose amino-acid sequence is MASDASTALSVRGKVQKFLEAARAGNLDLFQKLATQLDEGGKGLARTVADVKDANKRTALHFAAREGRTEVCKYLLEELKLDIDPKDDDGETPLIHAVRQGHFDTAKYLLEQGADPSATSSMGATPLHHAAGIGNIDLMNLLLSKGADVESQSDAGTPLIWAAGHGQQDAVKLLLDHHANPNAETDDGITPLLSAVAAGSLQCLELLIQAGANPNITAGGATPLHVAADNGSIKIIKCLLKAGGDPNSCDEDGLKPIQVAALRGNRDAVEVLLPLTSPVPSISNWSVDGVIEYMMSQTSKEQGNMKERCLSEGTNLQKLKSVEVSPEAKSRALEAKSRGDDAFKSKDYQMAIDAYTQAIELDPSEATFLSNRSLCWIRLGQGEQALADAKACRELRPDWPKACYREGAALRLLQRFDEAANAFYEGVKLDPENKELVAAFREAVDAGRRFHGTDQPKQ
- the LOC109712691 gene encoding PRA1 family protein E-like; translated protein: MRNAPPASTAVYGTVRAAAAPPSPRASAPAYGSIPIPNPTSWAPASSSPSPSGYVKIPAAAAAAAGPPQAHLPPGAAPLPSPATRVADLVARIKEQGQALIAARRPWQEALHAAAFSRPSNVGEATARIRRNAAYFRANYAIAILVVLLLGLLWHPFSMISLVALLAAWLFLYFYRTGPLVLLGRTFDDGTVLAALSGVTVVALLFTDVGWNVIGSILVGVAIVGVHAAFRSTDDLFLDEQEAAGGGFIPGMVAPVLPAYARIV